The genomic window AAATCCAAAACAACCCAAATGTAATTGCAAAGTCCAAAGAACCTGGTTACACCATTTACTTGATGCCAAAGGCTGCACATTGATTCTGTTTAAAATTGCAGTTATAAACATCTATGTTTGGTACAGCATGGAAAAAAGGAAGCTAAAGACTGCTGAGAAATCACACTCAGCTCGAGGGGCTGGTGAATGCTGGTATACCTTGGACAGTGGTCCTAGTGAGCTAAGCATGGAGGTGAGTGCAAGAAGGGAAACAGATGTCAGATAACTGCTTTCTTAGGCCCTAAAAAGATCCCAGTATGGTAGGTGCTACCTGAACATGTGGACATAGGTATTTAAAGCCGCCATCTACAGAAATCAAAAGGTCCTCCAAAATTAGGCTCACCTATTAGCAGTGAGCAAAGTGATCGTCACTGATGTCCCGCAGGTCAAGTCCCGTGACCTCTGGTGGGCTCAGGCAGGTGAGGTTGTTGTATGTATATATGGGTATGTGGGAATCATCCCTTTCCACAATGTACTGAACAAAACGTGGGACCACTGTGGGGTGCTGCAAGGAGAAGTCTCGCAGTTGCTTCAGTGAGCAATTACAGTGCCACTTGTTTCCTTCCAGCCATAGCTGCTCCATTACAGGTGAAGAGCCCAGAAAATCAACTGAGAAGTTTTCCAAGGAATTGTTTCTGAGGCTAAGATATCTCAGGTTTGATAAGGGGGCTGTTACACTGCTGTTCACCGTCTCCAAAAAGTTGTTGGAGAGGTCAAGCCAAGAGAGGCGCTGAAGCAAGCTGAAAGCTTCAGGAGTGATTTCCAGAAGCTGGTTGGAGGAGAGGAGGAGATATTCCAGGTTAATCAGGCCTGTGAACAACCTGGGGGAGAGACTCATCAGCTTGTTGTGTTTAAGGTCCAGCTCCAAAAGCTCATGCAGGTCATTCAAACTGTGGTCCTCAATGGCAGAGATGCTGTTGTGTTGCAAGAAGAGCCTCCGAAGGCTGGAAAGGCTGGAGAAAGTTTGTGCCTTGATTCGGCTGAGACAGCTGTTTTCTAAATGAAGACTATGCAGCTTGATTAGTCCCTTAAAGACGTAATCTGGAAGAGCCTTGATGCAGTTACCAGACAGATTCATCACCGCTACATTGTGGAGGCCAAGGAATGCACCGACCCTGATGTCTTGGATCTGGTTATTGttcagtgtaagaacctccagtTGGCCCAGCCCATCAAAAGTCCTTTCTGCCAGGTTTTTGATCCTGTTatgacccagctgcagctcttccAGGAACTGGAGGTCTTTGAAAGTCCTTGGTCTCAGGCTGGTGATTGAATTACTAGATAAACGTAAAACATGCAGGCTCAAAAGGCCCAGGAATGTTTCTTCAAATAGTGAGACCAGACGATTGTGAGACAGGTCCAGCCACCTCAGGGCCTTCATCCCCATAAAAGCTCGAGGGGCAATAGCATTGATCTGGTTGTGATTCAGGTAGAGCTTCTGCAGCTTCTGAAGCTTGACAAAGATGTTAATTTTGACACCCTTCAGTGAGTTCCCACTCAAGTCCAGTTCCTTCAGTTCATTAAGGCTGCAGAAGAGCTGATGCTGTAGGTAGGCCAGCTTGTTTCCAGCCAGGACAAGCTCCCTCAAGTTAGGCAGGTCATGGAATACTCTGTCAGGTAAGACCACAAGCGAGTTCCAGCCCAGGTTCAGGTACCAGAGGTTGGAGAGCCCAGCAAAAAGGCCTTCCTCAATTTTGGTGAAGTGGTTGTTGTTGAGGCTCAGGGAGCCTAGATTCTGTGTGTGAAGAAAAGTATTGGGTGCCAAATACTTCAGCCTGTTGCGTTCTAGGTGCAAATGGTAGAGACTTCTTAGCCCATGGAAGGCATGCTGCTCAATGCTTACCAGCTGGCTGTTCTGCAGCTCAAGGAAATCCAAGTAGGAAAGATTCTTGAAGGCTGCAGCTGGTAGAGAAGTGAAATTGTTGCCATCCAGCCACAGTGCCCTAACGTTGATGGGCACCTCTTCTGGAAGATGGGTGAGGTTCCGGGAGCTGCAGAAGACATTGAGCTCCTCACTGTAGTAGTCGTAGCTGCAAGCGCACAAGCTGGGGCATTTTAGGAGCTCTGAATCAGGCTGCTCTTTGGGCGATTCTCCTTCAGGGGACTGGGACAATCCCGCTGCCAGTGCCAAGCCCAAAAGTAATAAGAGGCCAGGGCCTTCTGAAGGATAAGATAAAACATGGGAATGATTAGCTGACAAAGTACAGCAAGAACAGACAATGCTGTGACAATGGGACGTGATACACTTGATGGACTTATACAACCAGGAGAACCCATATGGGTTCATTCGCCCACTGCAAAGGTGAGGGTTAGCAAAGTAAACAAAACAagcagctgtgtggggctgtTGGGGTGCTCCAGTGGGTTGGAGAAGTGacaccctttgaagtaaaagccatAGGAAACATCTGAGTACCTTGTCCTTCATTCAGCAACTTATTCCAAATGAAGCAGGTTGTGAACCACCTGGTTACAAAAGGTCTGGATGCTGCTGTACATTGACAGGCACAATGTGGAAGGCTGTAACTTGGAGAACAGAGCATCTGTGGTTTGTCACTGCCTTTCTAAAATGCCTGTAATGTTTCCTGGGGGTGCTCCTGGTCTTGCTGATCCCACTGAGAACTTTGCCATTTATTTCGGTAAGCGCAGGCTTAGGGTATGACGGGCTTTAGATTGGCTCATTTTCATTCTTTCTATTCACATACCTGTAACTGGATATTTCTAAAGGAGCCTGTGACTTTCATCTCTGTCTACATCAGTGTCAATATCTTTTGCACCCATTCTGTACTGGTGTAAATGATGGCACAGGGCAACAGTGAATTGGATTCACTGTTTTAAACTAAGAAGTGATATTTTTTGTGTGCAAGGCAAGAAATGCAGGTTTGCAAGCATGCCCAGTCTCTCACATGCTTATCAAACTGATTGTGCATTTCCCTCCCTCTGTATCTATTTCTATTCTGTTATTGTTTGAGTGAATAGGCTCTTCAACTCGACAAGTGTGGGATTGCTGCAGTGGCtggatgagatttcttttttatgtttGGTTAGTGTTGCTTCCTGAAGATATGGACAAGATCCTAACTCAAGAGTACCAACCCAAGATCAGACTGCTTGGCTAGTTTCCTCCCCATACACAATGGGACCTTTAAACAATACAGGATTCTGCCCCAAGAGCAGTTCTTGGAGGACTGTTGATGTTAAAAAATGTAGTTAGGGCTGtaccagctgctcccaggtggagGCTCAGAGAGAACAGAACATGGCTCCTCCTAGAACTTGGGCAGTGCATCTGCTCTGATCAGCCAATAGAAGACTGATACTGCCAGCGGTTCTCATCCTTCACTGAGATTTTGAATTCATCACCTCTCGGTATTCTGTTTCAGGTATGTCTGCCAAGGCATATTAATCGTTACTATCCCTGGACCCCCAAATGGTCCTGTCAACCCATCTTTGTCTTGACTTGTGGTACCCTCTCTCTTACTGACCACATGACCAAATTCAGGTCTGACTAAACTTAGCTGTCTGGCAAGGGGGTGGCTGGCTGGTTCTAGTAAATTTATTATACTCGTAAAGCAGCCTGCTTTACTGCAACCCTAGGACACTGAGGGTGGCTAGTGAGCATCCCACTCCATGGGGCGGctcagatttcttttcttttgaaggaCACCTGATTTGGTAAAGAGAAACAAGATCTTTATTATAGCCACTACATTTTCAGGAGGAAATGGCTGTGCCAACATGGAATTTGCATTGAATTGCAAATTCAATTTTGTGGCTTCTCTTATATGGTGCAGTTCTTGATGAAGTTGCTCACACCAGGCACATGGTTAACACTTAATTGTCCGTGAGGAAAAAATAAGTCAGTGTGGAAAGCAAAAAATAAGGGAGATTGTCCACGTTATGTTATAGCATCACAGCCACAGAGTATGAAAGTTAGGTCATTTCTTTTAGTAAGCAGTCTCTTCAGAGGGGCTTCACTCAGCTTTAAACTCTGGCTGTAAGTATGAACCCTGGCATTCTCGTTATGAGCAGAGATGGGTGAGCGTCTTGGAGCTAGTGATTTAGAGAACAGTACAAGTTGTTTAAGTTATAACTTACCACTTCCTCTTCACAAGGAAATTCAATAAACTATACCACTAACACATGGCAACAGTATGCTGCGTAGTAGGGTCAGTAGATACTTCCAAATGCTGTCCTGATGCTCTTCAGTAAGTAGGGTTAGAGTTAGGGAAGGAAATCTTTGCACCCTGTAGGATGTCCTCTGTAAGTAGGTAGAGAAGTAGGATAGCATTTGGATGTTGCCTTAATTAGATATATTGTTTCTCCGTCCCTTACTTTGGCAGGCACTGCTGATATTCCGTTTAGGTATTCAAACCCTTGATGTTTAACTGGATTTGAAATTTGGACAAATTAATTTGTTTAACTCTATTTCTACAGGAGGCAAGAATAGTAAAGCACGGGGTGGAGGTGTACCATTGTTTTTAAGTCCTGGGAACGCAGGACCTGGAGGAGTAGTTGTGATTTCATGTGTTCTGTTGCACTCCTGTGCCAAAGTGCTCTAGTTTAAGACCAGGAAAGGCTGCTGTCTTTCTCAAGGTGCATGTCAGAACCTTTTGACTTTGTACTTTCAAACACTTTTATGCATGTAGGGAGAACCAGCCATCTACCTGTCATATCAATCCTTTGCTTTTCAGTAGGCCTTTCCATAACTCAGCAGGCATGTCCTGCAATGCCACACTTCCTCTTCCCATATTCAGTTTAGTTGGAGAAGGAACTGAAGCAATCTGACTGAGAAATCAGAAATAGCCATGCTATTTAGAATGGAATAGTACCTTCTCATTTTCTTACAATTTCTGTGTAGAGTGACTACAGACATCATTAATTGTTACTattgccacttgcaaccagtgaaCATTATTGTACTTCTATTAAGCTATAATAGTGTCTACCACAGTTAACTAACTGGCAACTGCAATTTACTTGCAAATGACCTATGACCAGCATTTTAATGGCAGCCAATGCATCTGGTCCTGCCTTCCCTGATATGACGCATGTTGGTTCTACATACTGGGGCTGATGCTTAGGTTTCACAGAAGAGTGCCAGCTATCCCTTGGACTGAGACGGGGTGGGGGAAACCAGGATCAAATCTCCAAACGTCTCGTAATGTGACAACAGAGTCTGCCTGGCGAGACTCTCTCCCCAGAATAAATTGAGTAAGTAATGGGGAGTGAAGATCAGACTCTACATGGTTTGGATTGTCCATACCTATGTCTTTCTAACATGCCCGTTGCTATAGTATTTTTCTGTCTCATATATCTAACCTATGGTGTTTCTGGTACTTACGTGTAGTGTCTATCTGCTAGGGTTAATAATACATGTTTTATGTGCCTCACCTGTATTTTTGAAAGCCTGCAATTGGGTCTTGGAGGgatatttcttttttattctctCAGCTCCCACACCTTGTAACATGCAATTCCTTTTTTCAGTTTGCTCACAAGTCTTGTGTGTCTCCAACCATAACAGTCCAGTGCTCCCACATATCCAGGATCCCCTCGTCCCagcatttatattttcactgcaTAAGTCAGcagcttttttcccttttttaaagatagcaGCAGacacaccctgcccccctcctcccagcctcaaGAATCACTTGGATCACAAAGCGGAGAAAATCCAACACGATTATCCTTGCTTCAGTATTCAGAAGTTCTTTATGCAAAAAAATCAAACCATTCCTGCAACTATGAAGTTATTAGTTTAGCAGGGATGTGCACTGTGCGGGGAATTGTGAGAGTTCTTTCAGGTAATGCAGGGTGCATAATAAAGCCTGAACATTTTTAACAGCAGAAATGGCCAAAGGAAGTTACAGGGCAGAACAAATTGAAACGTTTTATGAGAGCTTAAAACTATTTACCTGCCCTTTCATGTGGGATTGCTTTGCTACTCGGGTGTAGATCCAAGCTGCCCCTGAGGAGACACTACTGGAGGGCTGTGGAAAGTTTCTGCCCCTTACCTTTCCTTGTGTTCATTGCGGCAGCCGCATGGGGAGGAAGCGTTCTGTGTAGCAGTCAGTTCTCTTCTCTGTATTCCCCCCACTGATAATGTAGTGATACAGCAACCACCTTGACGCCTGTCCAGCACTCTGTGCTAGATCAGTTTTAACCCTTTTGTTACTGGACAGGAGTGCAATATGCACTCTATTAGTAAGGCAAGGGGAGCTGTTTGAAGGTCTTAAACTACATTTACGTTCTCTGAATCTGTCTCTGGGGTCAGGTGTTGCTGACATGGCATTTATAAATGGAAGTAAATATAGTGAAAATGCTGGTGGAGATAAGGTGGGGatagctggggctgctgtccccatCTTTGTTTAGATCATTGTTTTTATGAATTTAGATGTCGATGTGAGGTTTATACTATTCCAGTGGACAGCAAGAAGGATTGACTGAGCACAAAGTAAACTTGGTCTTGAAGCAAAGATGGGTACTAAATGGAGACAGGTCAAGGAAGCAGTGCCTCATTTGGATTAAATGTTGAGGATTCAGGCTCAAGATCAGTCAGCTCTTGGGTTTGAATTTGGTGGTGGATCCCTGGCAAGCCTGGATGGTCATGCGACCTGCCTGCCATTTTGAATGGTACCCATTTCATGACGTTGTTCTGCTAAGGTACCTGCCATTTTGAGCCAAATTtttgtgaggggctgcttttgtaATATACTGCCAGCACGTGGAGCAGACCTCTCCTGAATTGGCATGGAACCAAAACCATACAGACAGCGTCAGATGTTGAAGGTTTAGATTCAAGTCTTCCCTCAAATATGCAAGGGACTTAATTTGAGGTTTCAATGCTGGTCTATCTCTGGCTCTGCTTTCCCAGGATTTTTCAGACTTGGGCTGAGGAAACAGTAAGGAGTAAAACACTCAAGTGCTAAAGGGTTTGCCTTGTCTTGGGAACTAGGACAGAGAATGCCAAAAGCAGGTCAGGATTGAAACACATAGAAATGGGATCCAGTGTAGGGAATACTGTGTGGAGAGGTATGTTCACAGAGCACACAGGCAAAGaaaaaaaccattaaaaatatGGAGCTGTTCATTTGGACAAGTGAACTAAAATCAGCAAAAGAGATGACAAATGGGTGGTGATGAAGCCGGGTTAGATTCCATCTGGAGAACAACATACTGGATAAGTCATACAGTGCAGTGGAAAAGGGATAGTTTTAGGGCTACGTTGGGAGTGTTGCCTGAGTAAGGACTGCCAGGTTTGGCCACTGCAGACTGTATGtcaatattaaattaaaaaaaaaaaaaaaaaggccactaTGTCTGAGGAGTCTAAATTGCAAGGAAAAGTTAAAGAAGTTGAGCttattctttggaaaaaaatgtggctATGAGCCACTTGAGGTTTTAAAATAAGCGGCATTCAAAGGATGGGGTTATGTTTTCATATTAACATGCAGTTCAACACATCAATATAAGCTAAAAATAAAGGGAATATGAGCTAAGTATGCATAAGTTAAGTGATAGCCAAGTTAGAAATGTATGTAGTAATAATGGCAAACAAAAAAGTACTGGGTAGTTTACTTGGTGATCAAAGCCAATTGTGTAGGGCAAAATCTATCTAAGGTGACTCCTCAAAGGACAGGCAAATATTAGTTGCTTAATGGAACCATCTTAATGAAGCTGATGCAGCTTTAGATATGGAGTGGTATTTACTCAGTGCTTAGTTCCATTGGAGTCATTAGAATTTCTTAGGGCATAATGTTAATATTTGGCATGATTAAAGAtaacaggatctggtccagtGCTTGTACAGGTCCTAATGTAGTCAAGATAATTGTTTTATGGAAGGACTTGGCTGTGGGGAAAAATGAAGGCAAGATGTACTGACTGATAAAGTTCTTTGTAGTTTATTTTATCTTACTAGTGGGCTACCAAGTTTAACAGGTGTACTACTTAGAACTTAATTTTATTAATGCGTACATACTTTCTTGAACTTTCATGGCTCAACTATTTTGTTAATGATTTGATATACTTGTTGAACGTACCTTGAAACTTTTTAACTGGCAGAGGTCCAAAGAAGAAAGAACAATAGGACAGCACAGTCTTTGCAATGACTTCTTATGGAAGTGATCTTATAATGCTAACGCAGCACATAGATACAAAGATTTTCATAAAGTCTTTGCTGCATAGAATGGATAACTGTGACTTCCAAAAGGAGGGGTGCTTTTAAAGCGAAGTACAAATGTTGTTAGTTGATATAAGGAGTGTGTGCCCTTTTTTAAAGCCTTGAAGGTTTGTGTTGTGAATTTTGAATAGCCATCATTTCTTCTAAATGTTCTTTAGGGATTGCAgttaaaagatatttaaaaaaaaacagaaaagaaggtTTATTGTGAGCCTCTTCTCTCTCATTTGCTCAAGTTTTACTCTCATCAGAATTTTAATAGTCCTTTAGTCACTATGCAGTCTTTAGGGGCAGACAAAACTTGAATGTGTAATTTTAAAACCTATTTTTGGAGGTATGGAGAACAAACAGGTGAAATAAGGACCTATTCATACCCTTGTTCACCATGAAGGAGTGAAAAAAGTTGCAAAACTTGCAAAGGGAACAAGAGAACTCTCTTATCAACTGTTATCAGCGTCTTCCAGAGCTCTGTTGATCCCAGATGTTCTAACAGCTGCTTGACAGCTCTATCCAGAGCTGGGAAGATAGTACAGCAAGCAGGCAGATGGTCCTTATAAACTGATGTATGACTGGAAGATCACAACCTCCTGCCAGAGTTGTTGGGCAGCTTTTCAAAATTACTGTGCAGAGCTCATGAACTTACTCTGTGTTCCAGGTCAATTCCCCACTATCCCTGTCCAACCCAGCTCATGAAGAAACTGTTACCAGTTTCCAGGAAGAAAAGGTCACTACTGTCTAGGATTGGCGAGGCTTATTGTCCAAAGGCTGTAATGGAGGGAACAGTGCTTGTCTGGGTGAGCCTTGAGGGCAATCACAGTTATATGCTTTTTCTAATTTTGTTGCAATCATGTTTCTATGTGAGGGCTGGTACTAAGAATTTGTAGAAACGTTCTTCTTAGTTACACAGGGGCTGTGTTTAATTCTTTTGTTAACCTCAAAGACCCTTCTGTGCTGAAACTCCTTTGAGATCTATATATTGGATTCTGGAATCCAGACTCAACCTTCATATTGATATATACAACTGCACAGACTAAGTTTACCCCAGCTTTAGTTGTTCTTTAGGGGATTGTTTTTTCCTGCTAAGTGAAAAGGGACATCTTAACTATTGATAATGGAGTCTGTCTGCATACCTGACTGTTTCAGAAGGGGGTGCAAGGCAGTGTAAGTTCCAGGTGGTTCTGGGTCTAAGCAACTCAATTTTCACAGTGAGGGGCCAGGAAAGAGAGAATGTTGTGCTAAGAGTAAGGAAGTGTAATTAACGCAAGCCACTTCTGAACCTTCCAGCCTGTCAGGATGAAACCTGTACAAGCTGAGACTCTTCTATAGCATATgacctttccctcccccccccccccccccccaaaattggcTCTGTACCACAATGGAGCAGAAACAGAACTAGGTTCTCAGCTAAAATGTATTTATTCGCACCCTTTCATCTGGACCCCTTTCTAGAGAGAGAATTTTCCATTAGCTCAAGTGTTTCATCTGCCTGAAATCTTATCCTACATATGTTCACACTGGCTGATGCTTTCCAGCTATAACTTGGGGCTTGCAGATTTACTAAACCCTTTGCTGAGTACATATGTTGCTTGCAGTCTCTGTGTGCTCAATCCCAGGAGATcttccctcctgtcttcaggGAGGCACCGTTCACAGTAAAGTGGGTATATGATCTTGTGTGCCCTGCTCCAGTGGTAACTGCCTGTGGTACTAGTATTGCTTTGAGGGCTTCCTAGCACTAGGTCCCTACTGTACCAGTCACTTGTTGGGTATTTTGCTGCTGTGCCTTCCTTTCATTCCACCAGTGAGTGCTACTTCTGCCCCTGTGTCTAATGGGAGCAAGATCACAGGACAGAGGATTGGTGGCTGTGAAAGAccgagggacctgggactcttcagcctgaaaaagagaaggctgagaggggacttggtagcagcttaccactacattagacaaatacatcaagggcttggtgaacaactgttcaccagagcacccttggggcAAACCAGGAATACTGGCCtcaaattcctggaagaccatttcagactcaacattagaaaaaacttcttcacagccagggtgtccagactgtggagtaagctccctccagaggtggtgcaatcacctaccctggaaaacttaaagaggagactggatggtcaccttgctggggtcacttgaccccagttgtctttcctgcctgttgTAGAGGGctggatgatcttctgaggtcccttctggccttacaatctatgaatctaagggaGGAAGAAACTCATGGCTAAGAGAAGTTACTTCAGGAAACTCCCCACAGCTTGGCTTGTTCCCCATTCCCTGTAAAGTGACACTATCCCAAGCACTGACATATGCATTGTAGGCTCTTCTTTCAGCATCAGTGGTACAACCCCAATGCTAGTGCTCTAAGAACTCCAAGGTCTGGGGACGATAAAAGCTTACCTAAGGTGATGTGGAGCTGGCGAAGCAGCTGGTCACTCTGATCTGAATGACTGTCCAGCTGCTTTCTCTATTCCACAAGAGTGGAATTTCTATGCTGGAACAGGGTGAAGCATCTAGCTGGATTTCACATTTCTGACAACAGTCACTGCTGGCTGCATTTGAGTAGAAACCAGAAGTCCCCAATGCTCTCAACTCTTCCAGTTGTTTGATGGGGAGGTCTTAGAGGAGCAAGATTTTCTCCTGACTTTCATGAAGCACAAGTTTCATTGACTctgttgattttttcccccttgataTAGTGAAACTTATGTTATTGTTCTTACACCTAATTGTCTAACTCCTACCGTTTTGTGGAACTATTTTTAGCTTGGTAATTGCCCACATCTTCATTGAGCTTAATAATATCCTGTGTTCTGGAAACCTactaaaacagtggtgctcaacctttttccctggaagtgctgggtctagccctgggctggatcctgctggaGTCCTGAGCTGACTCTTAGGTTGAGTGTGGAAGGCACCATCCGGCATCACGGAGGTGGATGGCGGGTATTCTGGTCTGTGgatgggaagggggcatggcccagtcccAACTCAGCCTGAATCCAATccaactgggggtggggaagagaaggcatAGCCAGCTCCAATCCAGACACCATGGGAGGGGACATGGCTCGGCTCCAACCAGCCACATGGGGCTtgaggtttggaaatttggcatgGGGAAAGGTGGCTGTGTTAATGGCCaccacttcccacccccaccaaatttcctgacccatggggaacccgtgggccagatgcaatggctctgcaAGCTGCGTTTGGCTTGCAGGCTGGAGGTGGAGCACCTCTGTACAAAACCACTGGTAATATCCAAGAACAAGGCATTACACAAATGATTAATTTTGTATGTGGTATAGCTAAGTGTTCCCATCTCAATATATCACCTTTGCAGTAGAGATGGAGCATCCCTCTGGTGAAACGGGGCACTTCAGGATTTAGTTTTTATTCAACTTTGACAGATTTTCCTACTGGTGAAAAATGTGAGTATGGAAAAAGCCTGGGCTCACAAAAACTTATGCTATAGATCTATGATTTACTtagggtgcaaatctaccctggcttCTAAGAGAAAGAGCAGACAAGACTCTGATACTTCTTTGCTCAGTAGATTCAACAGCTTTTGTGATTTCACCAGATAAGCTTttttcccagtttttctttttttacttcattGATATCCCTCCTCTTATTTTAAAGTTCTATTCTGGGAAATTATAGATCAGAAGGCagaaatgagagaaagagagacgcaCACACACTAATAGGCGCTAAATACATATTGACACAAGGTGTAATCAATTTGGCAGCTAAAAAGAGCTGAATCGACAATGACCCCCATGCCAAAAAGCACAAAAcctgaaatttaatttaaaaagaaacccaCCTAAATGCACAGAGAAGGTTCACCCCTTCCCACACCAAGGACCCTGTTTTTGCAAATACTGCACAGGCTGCAAAGGGAAATACCATAAGGATCTCTTTCCAGTGCAGCTGCAATAGAATTATAGATCTAAATAGATAGATCAGACTGGCTGTTAACTTCTTGCAGGTTGAAACTGTGCCTAGACAGACAAAAGGCTCTGGAGAAGCAGGATCAGCCAGAATCTCTGAGAGAAAATACAGAGTTAAGATGCAAGCCAGGCCTGCCCTGCACTCAATCCTGCTTCCTATCTGAAGCTGGCAAGTCACTGAAGCTGTACCATGTATATATTTCAGCCAAGGCTTCAGATATAACAGGTAGCTAAGAAAATGTGTTGTTGGTTGTGGTGTATTCTCCCCTCCTAAAGTACCTTCTCTCATTCATCTGCATGTACTTCCTTCACACTGGTAGAGATAGGTAAAAGGAATGACTTGCAACTGTCACAGTTTGCTCTGAAGCATGGGGAGAGATGCGTCTACAGGTATATGCAGTGAGCTCCCAAATCCCTTGTTTCCATGTGGAGTTGCACAAGCAGAGGAGCATGACAGTCTATTAATGCCTCATGGATTTATAACAGCCTGATGCTATACGGCTCAGTATGCATGTAAGTATGGATGGCATTTCACAGGGAATCTGCAGAAGAGTCCCAGACCCATAATGCCTGGGTAGTCTGAGGTGGTTTGcaatgtgtagatgaaatgattAAATCTAGGCTAGCCGGCTCATGCTTGCTAAGCCTGCCCCCCATGCAACTTTTGCCTTAGTGAGTAAGAAATAGGTTGACACTTTCCCCTACTGTTTTCTTGTGTGTCTTCACAGCATTCTAGATAATCTGGAAGGGGGTGTTACAGGGCATCAGGCATAGGCAGAGGCAGTACTGAAAGGTGGCAGAGTTGAGGCTGTGCACTTGGGCTGCTATGTTTGTCAGCTCTGTATTTCCAGCTTTTCAGAGGTTTGAGTTTAGATGTAGTTGGCATTCTGGAAGGTTATGAGGC from Alligator mississippiensis isolate rAllMis1 chromosome 13, rAllMis1, whole genome shotgun sequence includes these protein-coding regions:
- the IGFALS gene encoding insulin-like growth factor-binding protein complex acid labile subunit, producing the protein MNTRKEGPGLLLLLGLALAAGLSQSPEGESPKEQPDSELLKCPSLCACSYDYYSEELNVFCSSRNLTHLPEEVPINVRALWLDGNNFTSLPAAAFKNLSYLDFLELQNSQLVSIEQHAFHGLRSLYHLHLERNRLKYLAPNTFLHTQNLGSLSLNNNHFTKIEEGLFAGLSNLWYLNLGWNSLVVLPDRVFHDLPNLRELVLAGNKLAYLQHQLFCSLNELKELDLSGNSLKGVKINIFVKLQKLQKLYLNHNQINAIAPRAFMGMKALRWLDLSHNRLVSLFEETFLGLLSLHVLRLSSNSITSLRPRTFKDLQFLEELQLGHNRIKNLAERTFDGLGQLEVLTLNNNQIQDIRVGAFLGLHNVAVMNLSGNCIKALPDYVFKGLIKLHSLHLENSCLSRIKAQTFSSLSSLRRLFLQHNSISAIEDHSLNDLHELLELDLKHNKLMSLSPRLFTGLINLEYLLLSSNQLLEITPEAFSLLQRLSWLDLSNNFLETVNSSVTAPLSNLRYLSLRNNSLENFSVDFLGSSPVMEQLWLEGNKWHCNCSLKQLRDFSLQHPTVVPRFVQYIVERDDSHIPIYTYNNLTCLSPPEVTGLDLRDISDDHFAHC